In Nisaea acidiphila, the DNA window GGGCATCATGCGAAGATCTCCCTCACCTTTTCGAGACTGTCGGCCAGCGCGTCGATATCCTGTCGCGTGTTGTACATGCCGAGGCTGGCACGGGCCATCGCAGGCACGTCGAACCTGTCCATCAGCGGCTGGGCGCAATGGTGCCCGGCCCGGACCGCGACGCCGGCCTGGTCGATGATGGTCGAAATGTCGTGCGGATGGGCGCAATCCATGACGAAGGAGAGAACGCTCGCCTTCCCGGGCGCGGTCCCGATGAGACGCAGCCCCTCGACCGAGGCGAGGCGCTGGGTCGCGTAATTGAGGACATCGCCCTCATGCTCGCCGATCGCCGCCATGCCGATGGCGGCGACATAGTCGATCGCCGCACCGAGCCCAACCGCCTGGACGATCGGGGGCGTGCCCGCCTCGAACTTGTGCGGCAGGTCGGCCCAGGTCGATTTCTCGATGGTGACCGTATTGATCATGTCGCCGCCGCCCTGCACCGGCGGCATCTTCTCCAGCAGCTCTTCCTTGCCGTAGAGAATGCCGATCCCGGTCGGCCCGTAGAGCTTGTGGCCGGAGAAGGCGTAGAAATCGCAGTCGAGATCCTGCACGTCGACCGGCATGTGGGTGACGCCCTGGGCACCATCCACGACCAATATCGCACCGGTCTTGTGGGCCAGCGCCGCGATTTCCTTCACCGGCAGCACCGTGCCCAGCACGTTTGAAACATGCGGGACAGCGATGAGCTTCGTCTTCTCGGTGACCAGCGCTTCCATGTCGGCGATGTTGAACGCGCCCTCGTCGTCGACATCGACAGCCTTCAGCACCAGGCCCTTCTCGTCCCGGACCATCTGCCAGGGCACGATGTTGGAATGGTGCTCCATCGTGGTGATGATGATCTCGTCGCCCGGCTCCAGAAACGCGCGGGCGTAGGACTGGGCGACGAGGTTCAATGCGTCCGTGGTGCCCCGGGTGAAGATCACCTCGTGGCTGTGCTTCGCATTGATGAAGTTCTGCACTTTCTCCCGCGCGCCCTCGTAGCGCGCGGTCGCGAGTTCGCTCAGGTAATGCAGCCCGCGATGCACGTTCGCATACTCCGCCTCGTACATCCGCGTAACCGCCTCGATCACCTGCCGCGGTTTCTGGGCGGAGGCCGCAGAG includes these proteins:
- a CDS encoding cysteine desulfurase — translated: MSESAYDVEAIRRDFPILATEVRGKPLVFLDSAASAQKPRQVIEAVTRMYEAEYANVHRGLHYLSELATARYEGAREKVQNFINAKHSHEVIFTRGTTDALNLVAQSYARAFLEPGDEIIITTMEHHSNIVPWQMVRDEKGLVLKAVDVDDEGAFNIADMEALVTEKTKLIAVPHVSNVLGTVLPVKEIAALAHKTGAILVVDGAQGVTHMPVDVQDLDCDFYAFSGHKLYGPTGIGILYGKEELLEKMPPVQGGGDMINTVTIEKSTWADLPHKFEAGTPPIVQAVGLGAAIDYVAAIGMAAIGEHEGDVLNYATQRLASVEGLRLIGTAPGKASVLSFVMDCAHPHDISTIIDQAGVAVRAGHHCAQPLMDRFDVPAMARASLGMYNTRQDIDALADSLEKVREIFA